The DNA segment ACGGTGGGCATGCACTGGCAGATCCACAAGGACTCCAACGCCCACCACGCCGTCGCCGAACGCCGCGGCGAGCGACTGCCCGTCGCGATCGCGTTCGGCTGCGACCCGGCCGTGACCTACGCGGCGTCCGCGCCGCTGCCGGGCATCGACGAGTACCTGTTCGCGGGCTTCCTCCGCGGCGAACGCGTCGAGCTCGTCGACTGCAAGACGGTGCCGCTGCAGGTCCCCGCCAACGCCGAGATCGTCCTCGAAGGCTGGCTGGAGCCCGGCGTACGGCTGCCCGAGGGGCCGTTCGGCGACCACACCGGCTTCTACACGCCGGTCGAGCCGTTCCCCGCGCTGACCGTGGACTGCATGACGATGCGGCGGAACCCGCTGTTCCAGACGATCGTCGTCGGCCGGCCTCCGCAGGAGGACCAGTGGCTCGGCAAGGCGACCGAGCGGATCTTCCTGCCGCTGATCCGGATGACGGTGCCGGAGATCGTCGACTACGACCTGCCGGTCGAGGGCGTGTTCCACAACTGCGCGATCGTCTCCATCGAGAAGCGCTACCCGAAGCACGCGCAGAAGGTCATGAACGCCATCTGGGGCGCGGGCCTCCTCTCGCTCACCAAGCTCGTCGTCGTGGTCGACGCCGACTGCGACGTGCACGACTACTCCGAGGTGGCGTGGCGGGCGTTCGGCAACGTCGACTACGCCCACGACCTGCTGCTCTCCACGGGCCCTGTCGACCACCTGGACCATGCTGCGTACCAGCAGTTCTGGGGCGGCAAGGCCGGCATCGACGCGACCCGCAAGCTGCCCACCGAGGGGTACGCGCGCGACGGCGGCTGGCCCCCGGAGATCGAGCAGGACCCGTCGATCGTGTCGCGCGTAACGGACCGCTGGAACGAGCTCGGCCTGTGACGACGATCGCCGAGCCGATCGCGCACCAGGGGGGCGTGAAGGGCTTCCTGCGGCTGGTCGTCATCGAGCACTCGGTGTTCGCGCTGCCGTTCGCGTACATCGCCGCGCTCACCGCGATGCTCTCCACCACCGGCATCGGCGACGTCGGCTGGCGCGACCTGCTCGTCGTGACGGTCGCGATGGTGGCGGCGCGGACGTTCGCCATGGCGGCCAACCGCGTCATCGACCGCGAGATCGACGCCCGCAACCCGCGTACGGCGCAGCGCGAGCTCGTCACGGGCGCGCTGCCGCTCCGTACGGCGTACTACGGAATGGGCGTCTCGCTCGCCGTCTTCTTCCTCGCGGCGTGGTGGCTCGCGCCGATCTGCCTGCTGCTCTCGCCGGTCGCGCTGGCGCCGCTCGTGCTCTACCCGTACGCCAAGCGGTTCACCTGGGCGTGCCACTACGTCCTCGGCTTCGCGCAGGCCGTCGCTCCGGTCGGCGCCTGGGTCGCCATCGCGAACGGCTTCGGCCGCGCGGAGGTGCAGGGCGTCGCGGAGTCCGCGCCGTTCCTCAGCGCGATCTGGCTGGGCCTCGCGGTCGGCACGTGGATCGCCGGCTTCGACCTCATCTACGCCTGCCAGGACGTCGAGTCCGACCGCCGCGAGGGCGTCCACTCGCTCCCCGCGCGCTTCGGCGTCGCGGCGGCGCTGCGGGTGAGCATCGCGACGCACGTCGTCACGCTCGTCCTGCTCGTGCTCTTCGGCGTCACCGCCGGCTTCGGGGTGCTCTGGTGGGTTGGCGTCGCGCTCACAGCGGGTGCGCTCGCGTACGAGCACGCGATCGTCAAGCCCACGGACCTCTCGCGCGTCAACAGAGCGTTCTTCACGGTCAACGGCTACGTCGGCATCGGGCTGTTCGCCTTCGCCGTCGCGGACCTCGTACGGCGGGGGCTGACGCCATGAGGGTGCCGTACGTCGTCGGCGTGAGCGGCGCGAGCGGCACGCCGTACGCCAAGGCCGTCATCACGGCGCTCCTCGCGGCACAGCAGCCGGTGGACCTCATCGTGAGCCGCGCCGCGCGGCTGACGATTCTCGACGAGACCGGCCTCGCCTGGCACGACACAGCGGAGGACCTGGCGGCGTGGCTGGGGCCGGTGGAGGGGGACGTACGCCACTGGGGTCCCGCCGACCTCGCGGCCGGGCCGAGCAGCGGGAGCTACGTCACGCGCGGGATGGTCGTCGTGCCGGCGAGCACCGCGTCGGTGGCCGGCATCGCGCAGGGGCTGTCGAAGGACCTGTTGCAGCGGGCGGCGGACGTGACGTTGAAGGAACGGCGCCGGCTCGTCGTCGTGCCGCGCGAGACGCCGTTGTCGCGCGGGCACCTGGTCTCGCTGCTGGCTCTGCACGACGCGGGGGCCGTCGTGCTCCCGGCGAGCCCGGCGTTCTACACCGGGCCCACGGAGCTGCAGCAGCTCGTGGACTTCGTGGCGGGCCGGGTGCTGGACGCGCTGGGCGTCGAGCACGACCTGTACCGCCGGTGGACGGGCGACCTCGGGGCCGCCCGCCGCGCCGAGGAGTCCTAGCCCGCCGCGGCGATGGGCGCCCGGGGCTCGCCGCGCAGCAGCGCGCGCACCTCGGACTCGCGGAAGCGGCGGTGACCACCCGGCGTACGGACGCTGCCGATCCGCCCGGCGACGGCCCAGCGCGTCACCGTCTTCGGGTCGACGCGGAACAGGGTGGCGACCTCGCCTGGGGTCATGAGCCGGTCGCGGCCTTCCATGGCGTCCTCCTGGAGTCCCGCGCCGGAGCCCCTACAACTCCGGCGTCACTGGCCTCAACGACCGACTCGGTCAGGAGTGACGGGTAGTGCGAAAAGTCGTTCGGCCGCCCAAATCGGGCGCCCGGAACCGGACGGCGCGGGACGAACCCGTGAGAGCGGGAGAGGCGTAGCGTCCGAGGGCATGACCGAACCCGAGGCCCACGTGGACGTTCTCCTGGCTGAGTTCAAGCGCCGCCTCACGGATGGGCGCGACGTGCTCCTCAACGCCCCGGAGACGGTCGACTTCGCGACGTACGACGCGTTCCGCGTGCGGCTCTCGGAGGCGCGGAACGTCCTCGACGCGCTGCACAGCGAGCTCGAGCGAGTGCTCACGCTCGCGGACGCCCTCTTCGCGGAGGGGTCTGCCGACCGGCGGGAGATCGCGGAGCGCCTTCACATCTGAGGCGGCGGGGTGACGGGGCGTGCCCCTGGGCGCTCGCCCCTCGCGATCGGGGTGCGATCTGCGCTTTTTCCCCGCACGGCCCGCAACCGGGTTGCGGACGTGACCGGCGGTGCCGTCACCGGGGGTGATCGCGGGCGGCGTCCCCCGAGCCGCTCCTAGCGGGCGGTGAGGCGGCGCAGCGCGGCGCGCAGGGCGCCGGGGTAGCCGCGGCCCTCGTTCGCGTGGCGGTAGTCGTGGCGCAGCTCGGCGAACCGAGCCTCGAAGATGTCCTGGTAGACCATGGGGTCCCTCCCCTTGACGTTCGTTCCCTTACAGATCGACACTCTACCAGTCCAACGCCGAACAATCAAAGGTATTCCATGCCTAGTGCCGATGGATCAGCAGGCCGTACGCCCGCACGGCCGAATGTCGACGCCACGGACAGGGCGCTCATCGCGGCCCTGCGGGCCAACGCGCGAGCGACGTTCGCCGAGCTGGCGCGCACGGTGGGGCTGTCCGCGCCGGCCGTCCACGAGCGCGTACGCCGCCTGGAGACGGCAGGGATCGTCACCGGCTACCACGCGTCGGTGGCGCCCGCGGCGCTCGGCCTCGGCGTCTCCGCCCTGGTCGGCATCCACCAGTCCGACGACGTCGAGCAGGACGACCTCGCCGCCAGGCTGGCGGAGGTGCCGGTCATCGAGGACTGCTGGTTCGTGGCCGGGGAGGAGGCGTTCGTCGTCAAGGTGCGGGTGCCCGACGTGGACGCGCTCGAGCACACGCTCGCCGTCCTGCGCCGCATCCCCGGCGTGGCCCGTACGCGGACGACGGTCGTGCTCTCGACGCGCTGGGAGGGCCGTGTGCAGGTGGAGGACGCACCGACCGCCTGACCCGTCGGGGTGGAGTGACTAGAGCGGAAATGGCCCCATCTCGCCATGGCTCAAATCGGGCAGATCGCGAAGGCTTGCCCGAAGTCCTCCCATACGGCCATCACGACAGGGGGCGCGTCATGCGCTTGCACCGTCCGGTACTCGCCGGCCTCGTTCTTGGTACGGCAGTCCTTCCCGTGACCGCGGCGAACGCCGCCACCGGTGTGACCGCGGCAGGTAGCGCCGTGTCCACCGCCACGCTCGCCACCTTCTCGGTGGGCGCGTTGGCCGACCTCGTCGAGGCGCAGAGCGTCTCGATCGGGTCGCTCGCCGCGACCGCTCAGACGGTGACGAACGCCGCTCCGTCGGTGACGTTCGTCCCGATCACGCTGAACGGCGTCAAGACCGGCGCCGTCACCGTGACCGCGGCGAACAGCCCGCAGACCGTGGGCGCCGTCAACACCAACGACCTCGGAGTCCTCTCCGCGACCAGCCCGGGCGCGACGCTCATGGCCGACGACTCGTCCTCGGCGCTCGAGACGTCCCTCGGGTCGCTCAGCGTGCTCGGCCTTCCCGTGACGCTGGACGGCGGCCTCGACGTCGGCTCGGCGACGAGCGCGACGCAGTCGCAGGCCGGCAAGGCGCTCAGCATCTCCAACGTCGAGCTGCCGAACCTCGCCGACCTCCTCGCGGCCCTCGGCCTCGACCTCACCAAGCTTCCCGCCGACACGCTCAACGGCCTCATCGAGGACCTCAACGTCGCGCTCGACGGCGCGCAGCAGACCGCGATGGACAACGCCAACACGGCGATCGGCCTCGCGCAGCAGGCCGTCGACGACGCGGACGGCGACGTCGCCGACGCGACGACCGCGCTCTCCGCGGCCGCGGCCACGCTGACGTCCGAGCTGTCCAGCGCGAACTACCCGATCGGCACCTCGCCGATGACGGCCGAGGAGTGGGCGGCGCTCGACGCGACCGTGCAGGCCACCATCCTGGCGCTGAACGTCGGCGACACCGGCCTGGCCGACGCGATCACGGCGTACGACGCCGCCGTCGCCGCGCTCGCGCTCGCCGAGGACGCCATCGCGCCGCTCACCGAGGCGCTCGCCAACGCCATCGCCGCGCTCGGCGGCATCGTGGACGGCATCCTCCAGGGCCTGCCGCTGCTCGAGGTCGGCGCCGCCGAGATCTCGACCAAGGCGCTCGTCGGCTCCGCCAAGACCGCGAACGTCACCGGCACCATCAGCGGCGTCAAGGTCCTCGGTACGGACATCCTCGAGACCGTCACGGGCGACAGCGAGCTCGACGTGGCAGGCCTCGTGGGCGATGTCGCCGACGACGTCAACGCCGCGCTCGGCACCGTCTCCGCCGCGCTCTCCGACGTCCTGTCCAGCGTGACCGGCGCCACCGGCCTCGTCGTTCCGGCTCCGGAGATCGCGCTCATGGAGAAGACGACGGCAACGGGTACGGACGGCGCGTTCGGCACCGCCGACGCGACCGTGACGGCGCTGTCGGTCAGCCTCGGCTCGGTGACCGTTCCCGCGATCTACGCCCTCGACGACGCCGCCGCCCTGCCGGGCCTCGGCGCCATCACCGGCGGCTTCCAGACGGCGCCGCTGTCCATGAAGGTCGGCTCGCTCGTCGAGTCGGCGCGGTTCCGCCCCGGTGCCGCGGCACCGAACGCGCCGACCCCCGGCAACACCGGCTCGCTGCCCTCGACCGGTGGCCCTGAGGGCCTCGCGATCGTCGCGGTGATCGGCACGGCGCTCGCCGTCGGCATCCGCCGGATGCGTACGCAGCAGTAACGACGTAAGGCACACGGCTACGCCCCGCGACCGCTGGCAGGAGGGGAGTCGCGGGGCGTCGCCATGTCCGGCCCCGTATCGTGACGTTCATGGACGCCGGGCTGATGCGCGAGATCGAGAGCAAGGTCGCCAACGAGGAGCGGCTGTCGTACGACGACGGCGTCGCCCTCTACGAGTGCGACGACCTCATGTGGCTCGGGTCGCTGGCCCACTCGGTGCGGACGCGGCTCAACGGCGACCGCGTGATGTTCAACGTCAACCGCCACCTCAACCTCACGAACGTCTGCACGGCGTCGTGCGCGTACTGCTCGTTCCAGCGGAAGCCGGGGGAGAAGGACGCGTACACGATGCGCGTCGAGGAGGCCGTGCGCCTCGCGTCCGCGATGTCGGGCGAGGGGCTGACGGAGCTGCACATCGTCAACGGC comes from the Frankiaceae bacterium genome and includes:
- the mqnP gene encoding menaquinone biosynthesis prenyltransferase MqnP — translated: MTTIAEPIAHQGGVKGFLRLVVIEHSVFALPFAYIAALTAMLSTTGIGDVGWRDLLVVTVAMVAARTFAMAANRVIDREIDARNPRTAQRELVTGALPLRTAYYGMGVSLAVFFLAAWWLAPICLLLSPVALAPLVLYPYAKRFTWACHYVLGFAQAVAPVGAWVAIANGFGRAEVQGVAESAPFLSAIWLGLAVGTWIAGFDLIYACQDVESDRREGVHSLPARFGVAAALRVSIATHVVTLVLLVLFGVTAGFGVLWWVGVALTAGALAYEHAIVKPTDLSRVNRAFFTVNGYVGIGLFAFAVADLVRRGLTP
- a CDS encoding Lrp/AsnC family transcriptional regulator, yielding MPSADGSAGRTPARPNVDATDRALIAALRANARATFAELARTVGLSAPAVHERVRRLETAGIVTGYHASVAPAALGLGVSALVGIHQSDDVEQDDLAARLAEVPVIEDCWFVAGEEAFVVKVRVPDVDALEHTLAVLRRIPGVARTRTTVVLSTRWEGRVQVEDAPTA
- a CDS encoding BldC family transcriptional regulator; the protein is MEGRDRLMTPGEVATLFRVDPKTVTRWAVAGRIGSVRTPGGHRRFRESEVRALLRGEPRAPIAAAG
- a CDS encoding menaquinone biosynthesis decarboxylase, translated to MAYADLRDFLTRLDRGGDLRRVRAKVDPYLEVTEIVQRVTRAGGPALVFEDVLGSSMPLAINVFGTERRMALALGVDRLDEIGERIGDLVKPELPHGFSGMRESIGKLLSLKAVPPKKVKTAPCQEVVRMGDQVDLYELPALHTWPLDGGAFMNLGLTNTRHPTEGTRNVGMYRLQRHDQRTVGMHWQIHKDSNAHHAVAERRGERLPVAIAFGCDPAVTYAASAPLPGIDEYLFAGFLRGERVELVDCKTVPLQVPANAEIVLEGWLEPGVRLPEGPFGDHTGFYTPVEPFPALTVDCMTMRRNPLFQTIVVGRPPQEDQWLGKATERIFLPLIRMTVPEIVDYDLPVEGVFHNCAIVSIEKRYPKHAQKVMNAIWGAGLLSLTKLVVVVDADCDVHDYSEVAWRAFGNVDYAHDLLLSTGPVDHLDHAAYQQFWGGKAGIDATRKLPTEGYARDGGWPPEIEQDPSIVSRVTDRWNELGL
- a CDS encoding UbiX family flavin prenyltransferase, translated to MRVPYVVGVSGASGTPYAKAVITALLAAQQPVDLIVSRAARLTILDETGLAWHDTAEDLAAWLGPVEGDVRHWGPADLAAGPSSGSYVTRGMVVVPASTASVAGIAQGLSKDLLQRAADVTLKERRRLVVVPRETPLSRGHLVSLLALHDAGAVVLPASPAFYTGPTELQQLVDFVAGRVLDALGVEHDLYRRWTGDLGAARRAEES